The proteins below are encoded in one region of Phaseolus vulgaris cultivar G19833 chromosome 1, P. vulgaris v2.0, whole genome shotgun sequence:
- the LOC137815080 gene encoding putative serine/threonine-protein kinase-like protein CCR3, with protein MKTLTSSSVTLCLVVAALLILSLPRSSHGLGSGATLTISDASSTVCAVVARESTRRIECYRQGQIASITPNASFSTISGGRNYFCGLRSSNSDLLCWNTSSSFERRRLYNDSSVPLENLAVGDTHLCATEVGDGAVKCWRTGDTFQLPSATDKFASISSGTGFSCGILKNSYRVRCWGDTSVSDLTERIESVFGNMSMLSLVAGGSHVCGLNSTGFLVCGGNNDSGQRDFPQGGAFEYSGLALGAEHGCAIRGLNGSVVCWGGNGSFSVNNVTEGVSFEVIVSGSNFVCGLTTNNLKVVCWGPGWSNSSTFELPFSTVLPGSCVQSSCECGSYLDSQSLCSGSGNICKPMTCKLQTTAPPPPSLSPPPPSMSPPPPPPPPPSSSRSKTLTNGLLAFAIIGSVGAFAGICTIVYCLWSGVCFGKKKVHSSVQPTITRGSSGSNGGGASNNSNSSISSMIMRQTSMIMRRQRSGTSSTKHPDRAEEFTLAELVAATNNFLLENKIGAGSFGVVYKGKLADGREVAIKRGETGSKMKKFQEKESAFESELAFLSRLHHKHLVGLVGFCEEKDERLLVYEYMKNGALYDHLHDKNNVEKGSSVLNYWKMRIKIALDAARGIEYLHNYAVPSIIHRDIKSSNILIDATWTARVSDFGLSLMSPEPDRDYRPMKAVGTVGYIDPEYYGLNVLTAKSDVYGLGVVLLELLTGKRAIFKYGEDGGTPLSLVDFAVPRILAGEMVKILDPRVGTPDEKEAEAVELVAYTAIYCVNLEGKDRPTMADIVVNLERALGICESSHDSISSGSISVVSE; from the coding sequence ATGAAAACACTAACTTCCTCCTCCGTCACCCTCTGTCTTGTCGTCGCCGCCCTGCTTATACTTTCTCTACCACGCTCTTCCCATGGCCTCGGCTCCGGCGCCACCCTTACCATCTCTGACGCCTCCTCCACCGTGTGCGCCGTCGTGGCACGCGAGTCCACGCGCCGCATTGAGTGTTACCGTCAGGGGCAGATTGCCTCCATCACTCCCAACGCTAGTTTTTCAACGATTTCGGGTGGGAGGAACTACTTCTGTGGTCTAAGGTCAAGCAACTCCGATTTACTATGTTGGAACACAAGCTCTTCCTTCGAAAGGAGAAGGCTTTACAACGATAGTTCTGTTCCATTGGAGAATCTAGCCGTTGGGGATACCCACCTTTGCGCCACCGAGGTGGGCGATGGCGCGGTGAAGTGCTGGAGAACCGGTGACACGTTTCAGCTTCCTTCTGCGACTGATAAATTCGCTTCGATTTCATCTGGGACTGGCTTCTCTTGCGGAATTTTGAAGAATAGTTATCGGGTTCGGTGCTGGGGAGACACCAGCGTTTCGGATTTAACGGAACGCATTGAGAGTGTATTTGGGAACATGTCCATGTTGAGTCTTGTCGCAGGTGGTTCACATGTTTGTGGATTGAACTCCACTGGGTTTTTGGTATGTGGAGGAAATAACGATTCTGGGCAACGTGATTTTCCTCAAGGTGGGGCTTTTGAGTATTCTGGGTTGGCGCTTGGAGCTGAACATGGTTGTGCTATAAGAGGATTGAATGGTTCGGTTGTGTGTTGGGGTGGCAATGGGAGTTTCTCGGTGAATAATGTTACTGAAGGAGTTTCCTTTGAGGTAATTGTTTCTGGGTCTAATTTTGTTTGTGGATTGACAACAAACAATTTGAAAGTGGTGTGTTGGGGTCCCGGCTGGTCAAATAGTTCGACGTTTGAGCTTCCTTTTTCAACTGTTCTTCCAGGTTCTTGTGTTCAATCTTCTTGTGAGTGTGGTTCATATCTTGATTCTCAATCTCTATGCTCCGGCTCTGGTAACATTTGTAAACCAATGACCTGTAAGCTTCAAACAACAGCTCCGCCTCCGCCATCACTGTCACCGCCTCCACCGTCAATGTCACCTCCGCCACCACCACCGCCACCACCTTCGTCATCACGATCAAAGACCTTGACGAACGGGTTATTGGCATTTGCTATTATCGGTTCTGTGGGAGCTTTTGCTGGAATATGCACTATAGTTTATTGCTTGTGGAGTGGAGTTTGTTTTGGGAAGAAGAAAGTCCACAGTTCCGTGCAGCCTACAATCACAAGAGGTAGCAGTGGTTCAAATGGGGGAGGTGCTTCTAATAATAGCAATTCTTCAATATCGTCTATGATTATGCGTCAGACTTCAATGATAATGAGGCGCCAGAGGAGTGGAACCTCATCAACAAAGCACCCAGACAGGGCTGAGGAGTTCACCCTGGCTGAGCTTGTGGCAGCCACCAACAATTTCTTACTTGAAAACAAGATTGGAGCTGGAAGCTTTGGTGTTGTGTACAAAGGGAAACTCGCGGATGGACGCGAGGTGGCCATCAAGAGGGGTGAAACTGGTTCCAAGATGAAGAAGTTTCAAGAGAAGGAAAGTGCATTTGAGTCTGAATTGGCCTTCTTGTCTCGCCTACACCACAAGCACTTGGTTGGACTTGTTGGGTTCTGCGAAGAAAAAGATGAGAGGCTCTTGGTGTATGAGTACATGAAGAATGGGGCGCTGTATGATCATTTGCATGACAAGAACAATGTGGAGAAGGGTAGCAGTGTGTTGAATTATTGGAAAATGAGGATCAAAATTGCTTTGGATGCTGCTCGGGGAATAGAATATCTTCACAATTATGCAGTTCCATCAATTATTCACAGAGACATCAAGTCTTCTAACATTCTCATTGATGCTACTTGGACGGCAAGAGTATCAGATTTTGGATTGTCTTTGATGAGTCCAGAACCTGACCGTGATTACCGACCAATGAAGGCAGTAGGAACCGTTGGATACATTGATCCTGAGTACTACGGTTTAAATGTATTGACTGCAAAGAGTGATGTGTATGGGCTTGGAGTTGTACTACTCGAACTTTTAACAGGAAAGAGAGCTATATTCAAGTATGGTGAAGATGGAGGCACCCCACTGAGTCTGGTGGACTTTGCAGTGCCTCGTATTTTGGCTGGAGAAATGGTGAAAATTTTGGATCCAAGGGTTGGAACACCCGATGAGAAAGAGGCAGAGGCTGTGGAATTAGTGGCCTATACAGCTATCTATTGTGTGAATTTGGAAGGGAAAGATAGACCAACCATGGCTGACATTGTGGTCAATTTGGAGAGGGCTTTGGGTATTTGTGAGAGTAGCCATGATAGCATTTCCAGTGGCTCTATCTCTGTTGTTTCAGAATGA